One part of the uncultured Bacteroides sp. genome encodes these proteins:
- a CDS encoding lipase, with amino-acid sequence MRKSILILLFMLLSLPFIVQAQSTQDSVRLCEFLQVKHADAFNWVTRYQADIDKYTEENKQLKDKSCDVLFLGSSSINLWDNIYNDMAPMKIIRRSYGGAALRDMLYNYNVIARGYNPNCIVLYVENDMINSLEDITIGQTFDFFRIFIARIKRDYPDIPLYVLSIKPSYAREKLTLKQKIINTLLEEYVDIVKNVFYVDVASCMYDEKGVLRKDIFKKDNLHMNQTGYDLWTARLKPLLLQHKK; translated from the coding sequence ATGAGAAAAAGTATTTTGATTTTATTATTTATGCTGTTGTCTCTGCCATTCATCGTGCAGGCACAGTCCACACAAGATTCCGTACGCTTGTGTGAGTTTCTTCAGGTAAAACATGCTGATGCTTTTAACTGGGTTACTCGTTATCAGGCAGACATTGATAAATACACAGAAGAAAATAAGCAATTGAAAGATAAGTCGTGCGATGTATTGTTTTTGGGAAGTTCATCTATTAATTTGTGGGATAATATTTATAATGATATGGCTCCTATGAAGATTATACGTCGTTCATATGGTGGTGCAGCTCTACGTGATATGCTTTACAACTATAATGTAATTGCACGTGGTTATAATCCAAATTGCATTGTTCTTTATGTTGAGAACGATATGATTAATAGTCTTGAAGATATTACAATAGGTCAGACATTTGATTTTTTTCGTATTTTCATAGCAAGAATAAAACGCGATTATCCGGATATTCCACTTTATGTACTTTCTATAAAACCTTCTTATGCACGTGAGAAGTTAACACTAAAGCAAAAAATAATCAATACATTGCTTGAAGAGTATGTTGATATAGTAAAAAATGTATTCTATGTTGATGTAGCTTCTTGTATGTATGATGAGAAAGGGGTGCTCCGTAAAGACATTTTTAAGAAGGATAACCTTCATATGAACCAAACTGGTTATGATCTTTGGACTGCCCGTCTGAAACCACTGTTACTGCAACATAAAAAATAG
- a CDS encoding RagB/SusD family nutrient uptake outer membrane protein gives MKNIIKILVLSSLLTGCDDLFEPAIENNLGFEYMYENAGYAEGVLSNAYTRIPSASYSFNDVATDDAVSNDASNSYRKMVAGAWQSDNDPTERWRNCRAAIQYLNLFLANADKVHWANDELAAKMYNDRLKGEAYGLRAMYMYYLLQAHGGWTADGKLLGVPIVTDPEEASTDFNYARATFEDCMKAFYADATKALELLPNDYGDLTSNSEIPSKYSNEGVNLTQYNRVFGLKFRGRISGRIVEAIRSQAALLAASPAFAEGNTTTWQNAADYAANVLDKINGVAGIDADGGTWYSNKEIESLGSGECPPEILWRGTKSSSNSLETDNYPPSIYGKGRINPTQNLVDAFPMLNGYPISKENDEYKQNPYANRDPRLAAYILYNGTKAGVNNKVITTAADGTTNDALDKEEGYSTRTGYYMRKLLRQDINLDPTVNSTQEHYQARIRYTEIFLNYAEAANEAFGPTGKGSHAYSAYDVIKVIRSRAGITGGDLYLESIKDDKDKMRELIHNERRLELCFEGFRFWDLRRWKANWNTTAMGVSITGDATKTYSPIEVDKRTYKDYMYYGPIPYSEILKFNALEQNQGW, from the coding sequence ATGAAAAATATAATAAAAATATTAGTCCTTTCTTCTTTATTGACAGGATGCGATGATCTGTTCGAGCCAGCCATTGAGAATAATCTGGGATTTGAATATATGTACGAAAATGCGGGATATGCCGAAGGTGTTTTATCTAATGCATATACGCGCATTCCGTCTGCGTCTTATTCATTCAATGATGTTGCAACCGATGATGCAGTTAGTAATGATGCATCAAATAGTTATCGTAAAATGGTTGCAGGTGCCTGGCAGTCAGACAATGACCCAACTGAACGTTGGCGCAATTGTCGTGCTGCAATTCAGTATCTCAATCTTTTTCTAGCCAATGCTGATAAAGTACATTGGGCAAACGATGAGTTGGCTGCTAAAATGTATAATGATCGTTTAAAAGGTGAAGCTTATGGACTACGTGCCATGTATATGTATTATTTGCTTCAGGCACATGGCGGATGGACAGCAGATGGAAAATTATTAGGTGTACCCATTGTTACCGATCCAGAGGAAGCTTCAACAGATTTCAACTATGCACGTGCTACTTTTGAAGATTGTATGAAGGCTTTTTATGCTGATGCAACAAAAGCTTTGGAACTTTTACCAAATGATTATGGAGATTTAACTAGTAATTCTGAAATACCTTCAAAATATTCGAATGAAGGTGTAAACCTTACTCAGTATAATCGTGTGTTTGGTCTAAAATTTCGTGGACGCATTTCCGGACGTATCGTAGAAGCTATCCGTTCTCAAGCTGCTTTGCTAGCTGCAAGTCCGGCATTTGCAGAAGGCAATACTACAACTTGGCAGAATGCGGCTGATTATGCAGCCAACGTATTGGATAAAATCAATGGTGTTGCCGGTATTGATGCCGATGGTGGTACTTGGTATAGCAACAAAGAAATTGAGTCGTTAGGTAGTGGTGAATGTCCTCCTGAAATATTATGGAGAGGAACTAAGTCGTCAAGCAATTCATTGGAAACAGATAATTATCCTCCTTCCATTTATGGTAAAGGACGAATTAATCCTACACAAAATTTGGTTGATGCTTTCCCTATGTTGAATGGTTATCCAATTTCTAAAGAAAACGATGAATATAAACAGAACCCTTATGCAAATCGCGATCCTCGTTTGGCTGCTTATATTTTATACAATGGAACGAAAGCTGGTGTAAATAATAAAGTTATTACAACTGCTGCAGATGGTACAACAAATGATGCTTTGGACAAAGAAGAAGGTTATTCAACACGTACAGGTTATTATATGCGTAAATTATTGCGTCAGGATATTAATCTGGATCCAACAGTAAATAGTACTCAAGAACACTATCAGGCACGTATTCGTTATACTGAAATTTTTCTAAACTATGCAGAGGCTGCTAACGAAGCTTTCGGTCCTACAGGAAAAGGTTCTCATGCCTACTCTGCTTATGACGTAATAAAAGTAATCCGCAGTCGAGCTGGTATAACTGGTGGTGACCTATATTTGGAGTCTATCAAGGATGACAAAGACAAAATGCGTGAACTTATTCATAACGAACGTCGTTTGGAACTTTGTTTTGAAGGTTTCCGTTTCTGGGATTTACGTCGTTGGAAAGCAAACTGGAATACAACTGCTATGGGGGTTAGTATTACAGGAGATGCTACTAAAACCTATTCTCCGATAGAAGTTGATAAACGTACGTATAAAGATTATATGTATTATGGACCTATTCCTTATAGTGAAATATTAAAATTTAATGCTCTGGAACAAAACCAGGGATGGTAA
- a CDS encoding DUF5627 domain-containing protein: MKKIIAAIMMLGALVTSCENADWDFPDYGKTSVYFAKQTPIRTITLGTDTYDTTLDNEHKCKIMATMGGVYNNETNRIINFEVDESLCNGLTYENGSDIIPMPSSYYKLASNQIIIPVGKVLGGVEVQFTDAFFNDPKSISTTYVIPLRMTSVENADTILQSKNYILYAVKYINKWDGNWLSRGTDVIDDNGSVTTVTRQAKYIENDEVRSLTTTAYKQVVYPVSTVVNVYKEDGTLGTKTLSCNLILTFDDNDKCTITSGTEGYSVTGTGTWTKEGAKKAWGDKDRDELKLNYVLTYNYQQKAGGPMLYKKYTCDDTLVARDRGSKLETFKTKNK, translated from the coding sequence ATGAAAAAAATTATAGCCGCTATTATGATGTTAGGCGCACTGGTTACATCCTGCGAGAATGCTGATTGGGATTTTCCCGATTACGGTAAGACAAGTGTTTATTTTGCCAAACAAACGCCAATACGCACCATTACATTGGGTACAGATACGTATGATACAACCTTGGACAATGAGCATAAATGTAAAATTATGGCTACCATGGGAGGAGTATATAATAATGAAACCAATCGTATAATAAATTTCGAGGTTGATGAATCTTTGTGTAATGGGTTGACTTATGAAAATGGAAGTGACATTATACCTATGCCTTCTTCTTACTATAAACTTGCATCCAACCAAATTATTATACCTGTCGGTAAAGTATTGGGAGGAGTCGAAGTACAGTTTACAGATGCATTCTTCAATGATCCAAAATCTATTTCAACAACTTATGTTATTCCATTAAGAATGACTAGTGTAGAAAATGCTGATACCATCTTGCAGAGTAAAAACTACATTCTTTACGCTGTTAAATACATCAATAAATGGGATGGTAATTGGCTGAGCCGAGGTACAGATGTAATTGACGATAATGGATCAGTAACTACAGTAACACGCCAAGCTAAGTATATAGAGAATGATGAAGTACGTAGCCTTACAACAACTGCCTATAAGCAAGTTGTATATCCGGTATCAACAGTCGTAAATGTATATAAAGAAGATGGTACATTGGGAACTAAAACATTATCATGTAACCTTATATTAACATTCGACGACAATGATAAATGTACAATTACCAGTGGAACAGAAGGTTATTCGGTTACCGGTACGGGCACATGGACAAAAGAAGGTGCAAAAAAGGCTTGGGGAGATAAAGATCGTGATGAACTGAAATTAAACTATGTATTAACTTATAACTACCAGCAAAAGGCAGGTGGTCCGATGTTGTATAAAAAGTACACATGTGATGATACATTGGTTGCGCGTGACCGTGGAAGTAAATTGGAAACTTTTAAAACGAAAAACAAATAA
- a CDS encoding endo-1,4-beta-xylanase: MKQYINKLLITALGSVIIAGCADTGIDDFSVEKPNTIAGMEYLNDYSPLKSYIDRTTHPNFKLGSGVSESDFNTGGIVYRLASANFDEITAGNAMKYSSCVSKDGAMSFSDVTKFIEMAKTAGLSIYGHTLAWHSQQQNEYLNKLIADKEIQVDPNNAEHALHIKTTEAKANVWDWQIYYMLPEALTVGQEYTLSMRAKATTETDIAFWPNNADGSQVQYLSNLSVSKQWNTTSIKFTATIPIQKLVFSFGKFSGDLYIDDVKLTATGSNTNLIANSSFDNTDLSKWSKPSWHSYTYAIEALAAGPTTWFTNLVSNSNCESDDVSSFYATEATVGPKAATFGAAGTGADGVGRALIVKSGDNPTNNWDTQFFVKVPYKFKEGDTYRFTMKVKADKAGTIESQAHNNPGGYLYWSMIGNPSVTTSWQEYTKTGVISASQAGMNTIAFSLSPNKTATTFYFDDIYFEKQESGNTIPLTPKEKADTLTWAMDKWVKGMMQACGGYVKSWDVVNEAISGGGDDGEGFYVLQSASNGDPLKNFYWQDYLGNEEYVRKVVGMARKYYAEFKGNPSDLKLFINDYNLESDWDDNKKLKSLIHWIQRWEKDGVTKIDGIGTQMHVSYFANATSQKSKEEHIVKMFELLAASGKLVKISELDMGYIGEDGKTVKTVNVTQEQHKAMAQFYKFIVKKYFEIIPVAQQYGITTWSITDSPDSDSSFWRAGEPIGLWDLNYYRKHAYAGYADGLAGK; this comes from the coding sequence ATGAAACAGTATATAAATAAACTTCTGATAACAGCATTAGGATCGGTCATAATAGCCGGGTGCGCTGATACTGGTATTGATGATTTTTCTGTAGAAAAACCAAATACTATAGCAGGTATGGAGTATCTAAATGATTATTCTCCGTTAAAATCGTATATAGATCGTACCACCCACCCCAACTTTAAGTTGGGATCGGGTGTTTCGGAAAGCGATTTTAATACGGGAGGTATTGTCTATAGATTGGCAAGCGCTAATTTCGATGAAATAACTGCTGGTAATGCAATGAAATACAGTTCTTGTGTTTCTAAAGATGGTGCTATGAGCTTCTCTGATGTAACCAAATTTATAGAAATGGCCAAAACTGCAGGTTTATCAATCTACGGCCATACATTGGCCTGGCATTCTCAACAGCAGAATGAGTACTTGAATAAACTGATTGCTGACAAAGAAATACAAGTGGATCCAAATAACGCAGAACATGCATTGCATATAAAAACTACTGAAGCTAAAGCAAATGTTTGGGATTGGCAAATTTATTATATGTTGCCTGAAGCATTAACTGTAGGACAGGAATATACACTCAGTATGCGTGCAAAGGCTACTACAGAAACTGATATAGCTTTTTGGCCAAATAATGCAGATGGATCGCAAGTACAGTATTTATCTAATCTTTCAGTAAGCAAACAGTGGAACACTACTTCAATTAAATTTACGGCTACGATTCCAATTCAGAAATTGGTATTCTCTTTCGGTAAATTTAGCGGTGACTTGTACATTGACGATGTTAAATTGACTGCTACAGGTTCAAATACTAATTTGATTGCCAATTCTTCTTTTGACAATACCGATTTGAGTAAATGGAGTAAACCAAGTTGGCATAGTTATACTTATGCTATTGAAGCTTTGGCAGCAGGACCTACTACCTGGTTTACAAACCTGGTTAGTAATAGTAACTGTGAATCAGATGATGTATCTTCTTTCTATGCTACAGAAGCAACAGTAGGACCTAAAGCTGCAACTTTTGGAGCTGCAGGTACAGGAGCAGATGGAGTTGGCCGTGCTTTAATTGTAAAATCTGGAGACAACCCAACTAATAACTGGGATACTCAATTCTTTGTAAAAGTGCCTTATAAGTTCAAAGAAGGTGACACTTATCGTTTTACCATGAAAGTAAAAGCTGATAAAGCAGGAACTATTGAGTCTCAAGCACACAATAACCCTGGTGGATATTTATATTGGTCTATGATTGGCAACCCTAGTGTTACCACCTCTTGGCAGGAATATACCAAAACCGGTGTTATTTCAGCTTCACAAGCAGGAATGAATACTATTGCGTTCAGTCTTTCTCCAAACAAAACAGCAACAACATTCTATTTTGATGATATCTATTTCGAGAAACAAGAATCAGGCAATACTATTCCATTAACTCCAAAAGAAAAGGCTGATACACTGACCTGGGCTATGGACAAATGGGTAAAAGGAATGATGCAAGCTTGCGGTGGATACGTTAAGTCCTGGGATGTAGTAAACGAAGCAATTTCAGGTGGTGGTGACGACGGAGAAGGCTTCTATGTATTGCAGTCTGCATCAAATGGCGACCCTCTTAAAAACTTCTACTGGCAAGATTATTTAGGAAACGAAGAATATGTACGTAAAGTCGTTGGTATGGCTCGTAAATACTATGCCGAATTTAAAGGAAATCCTTCGGATCTAAAACTGTTCATCAATGATTATAATCTGGAATCAGATTGGGATGATAACAAAAAACTGAAAAGTTTGATTCACTGGATACAACGTTGGGAAAAAGATGGTGTTACCAAAATCGATGGTATTGGAACACAAATGCACGTTTCTTATTTTGCAAATGCAACTTCACAAAAAAGCAAAGAAGAACATATCGTGAAGATGTTTGAATTATTGGCAGCATCAGGTAAATTAGTGAAGATTTCCGAATTGGATATGGGATATATTGGCGAAGATGGTAAAACAGTAAAGACTGTTAATGTGACCCAAGAGCAACATAAAGCAATGGCTCAATTCTATAAATTCATTGTGAAAAAATACTTTGAAATTATTCCAGTTGCTCAGCAATATGGTATTACTACCTGGTCTATTACAGATAGTCCTGACAGTGATTCTTCATTCTGGCGTGCTGGCGAACCTATCGGTTTGTGGGATTTGAACTACTACCGTAAACATGCTTATGCTGGATATGCTGACGGATTGGCTGGTAAATAA